A stretch of Leptolyngbya subtilissima AS-A7 DNA encodes these proteins:
- a CDS encoding lecithin retinol acyltransferase family protein yields MAKGDQIYVMRDLAGVPGLYQHHGIDCGDGTVIHYSKARDIAEIARTSYDAFSWNNPVYTVRKSLVYDPDVVVERAISRLGERQYDLLLNNCEHFANWCTTGRSESRQLANFGLRTDQLNLPELRRLAEGDRYTTTPVEARANFQKALGDIATAYNTTLADQQTAYKAADEWHHVAEKALAIGREDLARAALHRRVAANKRIETLTTQLSELVELELNLRHNRAFAERRLALE; encoded by the coding sequence ATGGCCAAGGGTGATCAAATTTACGTCATGCGCGACCTGGCAGGGGTACCTGGGCTATATCAGCACCACGGCATTGACTGCGGCGATGGTACCGTCATCCACTACAGCAAAGCCCGAGATATCGCTGAGATCGCTCGCACCAGCTACGACGCCTTTTCTTGGAACAACCCGGTTTACACCGTTCGCAAATCGCTGGTCTATGACCCTGACGTTGTTGTCGAGCGGGCAATCAGTCGCTTAGGCGAGCGTCAGTACGACTTGCTGCTTAACAACTGCGAACATTTTGCTAACTGGTGCACCACAGGCCGCAGCGAAAGCCGCCAGCTAGCCAACTTTGGCTTGCGCACCGACCAGCTTAACCTACCCGAACTGCGGCGACTGGCCGAGGGCGATCGCTACACCACCACCCCCGTCGAAGCCCGAGCCAACTTTCAAAAAGCCCTAGGCGACATTGCCACCGCCTACAACACTACCCTAGCCGACCAGCAGACCGCCTATAAAGCAGCCGACGAATGGCACCACGTTGCCGAGAAGGCCCTAGCCATCGGTCGAGAAGATCTCGCTAGGGCAGCTCTCCACCGCAGGGTCGCAGCCAATAAGCGCATTGAAACCCTCACTACCCAGCTCAGTGAACTAGTGGAACTGGAGCTAAATCTCCGCCACAATCGAGCATTTGCGGAGCGGCGGCTGGCGCTGGAGTAA
- the recJ gene encoding single-stranded-DNA-specific exonuclease RecJ, which yields MTESAAPSTSSTTATAGLPRQRWQVAPANVPLAISLAQVTGLSPLLTQVLINRGITTPAQATDFLDPERQQLPSPLAEFPDLAASLELLVTAIATQQAIAICGDYDADGMTSTALLLRALRALGAQVTYTIPSRMAEGYGINTRIVEDCYAEGVSIILTVDNGIAAVAPIARARELGLAVIVTDHHDIPPEIPPANAILNPKLLPETSPYRGVAGVGVAYILAVCLAQALGRTQDLTGPLLELFTLGTIADLAPLTGVNRRWVRRGLGLLPRSRLFGIQALIQVAGLADQSKPLKPEHIGFRLGPRINAVGRISDPQIVIDLLTTDDVGVALERAMQCEQINGTRQDLCQSIEQEAIAWCEQQRSLGTVDIERDRVLVVVQPGWHHGVIGIVASRLVERYGVPVFIGTYEDDDHKVIRGSARGIPEFDVFAALQTCHDLMEKFGGHRAAGGFSFLANRLRQVTTRLSHYACQTLSVDLLKPLVRIDSQASLSDIHQGLFDQIDHLHPCGIENPDPVFWTPNVRVLEQQTVGRNRDHLKLVLAEAGGETIKAIAWRWGEYYPLPNHLDVAYKLKQNEWQGTTTVELELVGVRSAAGAEPASASAKGQAIAPLPTRLAAPALPKLSVPVPLTSPPASSGGGVGSPAARPSGIPVIPANAPVVEREAEVITAPPVAPPSAPATSDAIPGRSDSRIAPPTPEAAEFTYSNRRYSATTKTTPDATTLTIGNPEGQRLVVNRGDQQGWLYLPGESAKPVDLSEPHYGNLVRAGATAVELQQLAQRLAAAEAQLSEKDVLLAERDALIADQNVLMVQKESQLATLKAENVALLKAQMQVSQTQTAPRQDNPARAEKADFAAAKTQSMSVQPTRVAKASVQKDASTQSAKVQPVSPVQPSPSPIAESPVAVPASSPLKLDDAKQQVRQGLSDRVWFCLSPDSQRDLAIAVTHLSAVSGPMVDAVAVAGLATVLERELLQPLLDDFASYGEQTGDRDLIALANDLAQAASLVALPPLLSETWRSLTAKALAATTKPRKALHETTHADTSETPFPIDDSHRVMLDEFLQGWDHPIARWLTGGGAEAASDLAQVAQLQRSSNPLPLWQGQMLQHLVLGQRQKKGILQKIFG from the coding sequence GTGACTGAGTCTGCTGCCCCCTCCACCTCATCTACAACCGCCACGGCTGGCTTGCCGCGCCAGCGGTGGCAGGTGGCACCGGCAAATGTGCCTCTGGCAATATCCTTAGCGCAGGTTACGGGGCTGTCGCCGCTGTTAACTCAGGTGTTGATCAACCGGGGCATTACGACTCCGGCGCAGGCCACCGATTTTCTTGACCCTGAGCGGCAGCAGTTGCCGTCGCCCTTGGCGGAGTTTCCTGATCTGGCGGCGAGTTTAGAGCTGCTGGTTACGGCGATCGCCACTCAGCAGGCGATCGCCATCTGTGGCGACTACGATGCCGACGGCATGACCAGCACCGCTCTACTGCTGCGGGCCTTGCGGGCGTTGGGGGCGCAGGTGACCTACACCATTCCCAGCCGGATGGCTGAGGGCTACGGCATCAACACCCGCATTGTCGAAGACTGCTACGCCGAGGGCGTGAGCATCATTCTCACGGTGGACAACGGCATCGCGGCGGTGGCTCCGATTGCGCGCGCCCGTGAGCTGGGCCTGGCAGTGATTGTCACCGACCACCACGACATTCCTCCCGAGATTCCCCCGGCAAACGCGATTTTAAACCCCAAGCTGCTGCCTGAGACCTCGCCCTACCGAGGGGTGGCGGGGGTGGGGGTAGCCTACATTTTGGCGGTGTGCTTGGCCCAGGCGCTGGGGCGTACCCAAGACTTGACTGGGCCACTGCTAGAGCTGTTTACCCTGGGCACCATCGCGGATTTAGCGCCGCTGACGGGGGTGAACCGCCGCTGGGTGCGGCGGGGGCTGGGGCTGCTGCCCCGATCGCGCCTTTTCGGCATTCAAGCACTAATTCAAGTCGCCGGGCTGGCCGACCAGAGCAAGCCGCTAAAGCCAGAGCACATTGGCTTTCGCCTGGGGCCGCGCATTAATGCTGTGGGCCGAATCAGCGATCCGCAGATTGTGATTGATTTGCTCACTACCGACGATGTCGGGGTGGCGCTAGAGCGGGCCATGCAGTGCGAGCAGATCAACGGCACCCGCCAAGATCTTTGCCAGAGCATTGAGCAGGAGGCGATCGCCTGGTGTGAGCAACAGCGGTCGCTGGGCACGGTGGATATTGAGCGCGATCGCGTCTTGGTTGTCGTGCAGCCCGGCTGGCACCATGGCGTCATTGGCATTGTGGCCTCGCGGCTGGTGGAGCGCTATGGCGTACCCGTCTTCATCGGCACCTACGAAGATGACGACCATAAGGTGATTCGCGGCTCGGCGCGGGGCATTCCGGAGTTTGACGTGTTTGCCGCTCTGCAAACCTGCCACGATCTGATGGAAAAGTTTGGCGGCCACCGGGCAGCGGGGGGGTTCTCATTTTTAGCTAATCGGCTGCGCCAGGTGACCACGCGGCTGTCGCATTACGCCTGCCAAACCCTCTCGGTCGATCTGCTCAAGCCACTGGTTAGAATCGACAGCCAGGCAAGCCTAAGCGATATTCACCAGGGCCTGTTTGATCAGATCGATCACCTGCATCCCTGCGGCATTGAGAACCCCGACCCGGTGTTTTGGACGCCAAATGTGCGGGTGCTAGAGCAGCAGACGGTGGGCCGCAACCGCGACCACCTCAAGCTGGTGCTAGCGGAAGCTGGGGGCGAGACGATCAAGGCGATCGCTTGGCGCTGGGGCGAGTACTACCCTCTGCCCAATCACCTCGATGTGGCTTACAAGCTCAAGCAGAACGAGTGGCAGGGCACCACGACTGTGGAGCTGGAGCTGGTGGGGGTGCGATCGGCGGCGGGGGCAGAACCCGCGAGCGCTTCAGCAAAGGGCCAAGCGATCGCGCCGCTACCGACCCGCCTGGCAGCGCCAGCTCTACCGAAGCTATCTGTGCCTGTGCCGCTGACAAGTCCTCCGGCGAGTAGTGGTGGGGGAGTGGGGTCGCCAGCTGCGCGCCCATCCGGGATACCCGTTATCCCAGCCAATGCGCCAGTCGTAGAGCGGGAGGCAGAGGTGATTACTGCTCCGCCAGTTGCTCCACCCTCAGCGCCGGCGACTTCAGATGCGATTCCGGGACGGAGCGATTCGCGAATCGCTCCACCGACCCCGGAGGCTGCCGAGTTTACCTACAGCAACCGCCGCTACTCCGCCACGACTAAAACGACCCCAGACGCCACCACCCTTACCATTGGCAACCCCGAGGGCCAGCGGTTAGTCGTCAACCGGGGCGATCAGCAGGGCTGGCTCTACCTGCCGGGCGAGTCGGCTAAGCCGGTTGATCTGAGCGAACCTCACTACGGCAATCTGGTGCGGGCCGGAGCGACAGCGGTAGAGCTTCAGCAGCTGGCCCAGCGGCTAGCGGCGGCGGAAGCTCAGCTCAGCGAGAAGGACGTATTACTGGCAGAACGGGATGCTTTAATAGCCGACCAGAATGTTCTGATGGTTCAAAAAGAGTCTCAACTGGCCACATTAAAAGCTGAGAATGTAGCTCTACTAAAGGCCCAAATGCAGGTAAGTCAGACCCAGACTGCTCCACGACAGGACAATCCTGCTCGGGCAGAAAAGGCAGATTTTGCGGCAGCAAAGACCCAATCTATGTCAGTTCAGCCTACTCGGGTTGCTAAGGCCTCAGTTCAGAAAGACGCGTCGACTCAGTCGGCGAAGGTTCAGCCCGTATCACCCGTTCAGCCGTCCCCATCACCCATAGCAGAATCGCCCGTTGCCGTCCCAGCCTCTTCACCGCTGAAGCTCGACGACGCCAAGCAGCAGGTGCGCCAAGGCTTGAGCGATCGCGTCTGGTTTTGCCTCAGCCCCGATAGCCAGAGAGACTTGGCCATCGCGGTGACTCACCTATCTGCTGTCAGCGGACCCATGGTTGATGCCGTGGCCGTAGCCGGGTTGGCCACGGTGCTCGAGCGCGAACTGCTGCAGCCCCTGCTCGACGACTTTGCCAGCTATGGTGAGCAAACCGGCGATCGCGACCTAATTGCCCTAGCGAACGATCTGGCCCAGGCCGCCAGTCTGGTGGCGCTGCCGCCGCTGCTGAGCGAAACCTGGCGATCGCTGACTGCCAAAGCTCTAGCCGCCACCACCAAACCTCGCAAAGCGCTGCACGAAACCACCCACGCCGACACCAGCGAAACCCCCTTCCCCATCGACGATAGCCACCGGGTAATGCTCGACGAATTTCTTCAGGGGTGGGATCATCCCATTGCTCGCTGGCTGACTGGGGGCGGGGCCGAAGCCGCCTCCGATCTGGCTCAAGTGGCGCAGCTACAGCGCTCTAGCAACCCTCTGCCGCTGTGGCAAGGGCAAATGCTGCAACATTTAGTGCTGGGCCAGCGTCAAAAAAAAGGAATTTTACAGAAAATTTTTGGATAA
- a CDS encoding M48 family metallopeptidase, with the protein MTGKTLLVGLRADQFRHPLDLEATRALKQLPGLDVIVRMALAPLAERFFHLDHLASSLQVSDRQLPDLHQSLVEACRILDLEVPQLYVRQNPVPNAYTFAMRGEQPFIVIHTALIELLTPEETQAVIAHELGHLKCEHSVYLTLANLITLAASQLPLGEVLAQSLQNQLMEWVRCAEFTCDRAALLVAQDPRVVASLLMKLCGGSPSLVDQLNVDAFIAQARAYDSLSDDAIGEALKQVRTQGLTHPVPVLRAREIDRWASTNDYYQLVKRPAVEYNEDASKGGWRNW; encoded by the coding sequence ATGACTGGTAAAACCCTGCTGGTAGGGCTGCGCGCCGACCAGTTTCGTCACCCCCTCGATCTCGAAGCGACCCGCGCTCTAAAGCAGCTGCCGGGACTCGATGTGATAGTGCGCATGGCCCTGGCTCCCCTAGCAGAGCGGTTCTTTCACCTCGACCATTTGGCCTCAAGCTTGCAGGTGAGCGATCGCCAGCTGCCCGATTTGCACCAGTCGCTGGTCGAAGCCTGCCGCATTCTTGACCTGGAGGTGCCCCAGCTCTACGTGCGCCAAAACCCGGTGCCTAACGCCTACACCTTTGCTATGCGCGGCGAGCAGCCCTTCATCGTCATCCACACGGCGCTGATTGAACTGCTCACTCCTGAAGAGACTCAGGCAGTGATCGCCCACGAGTTGGGCCACCTCAAGTGTGAGCACAGCGTTTACCTCACCCTGGCCAACCTAATCACTTTGGCCGCCAGTCAGTTACCCCTAGGCGAAGTGCTGGCGCAGAGCCTTCAAAATCAGCTAATGGAGTGGGTGCGCTGTGCTGAGTTTACCTGCGATCGCGCTGCCCTACTGGTTGCCCAAGACCCCCGCGTTGTCGCCTCCCTGCTGATGAAGCTCTGTGGCGGTTCGCCTTCGCTAGTTGACCAGCTCAATGTCGATGCCTTTATTGCTCAGGCCCGCGCCTACGATAGCCTCAGCGATGATGCCATTGGCGAAGCCCTTAAACAGGTGCGCACTCAGGGGCTGACCCATCCGGTGCCAGTGCTGCGTGCCCGAGAGATCGATCGCTGGGCCAGCACCAATGACTACTACCAGTTGGTTAAACGTCCCGCAGTTGAGTATAATGAGGACGCATCCAAGGGCGGATGGCGGAATTGGTAG
- a CDS encoding EamA-like transporter family protein — MTPQEFGLLLISVIASSFGQLFLKLGALQLGKVTSNNALSHILSIATTPALLAGLAAYGVGAITYILLLTRVNLSVAAPAASLIYFASVIIGVVIFKEDLSFGRLVGLGLIMSGVVLVASR, encoded by the coding sequence GTGACCCCCCAAGAATTTGGTCTGCTGTTGATTTCGGTCATTGCCAGCTCCTTTGGCCAGCTTTTTCTTAAGCTGGGGGCTTTGCAGTTAGGCAAAGTAACTAGCAATAACGCCCTGAGCCACATTCTGAGCATTGCGACTACCCCAGCTCTGCTGGCAGGACTGGCCGCCTACGGAGTTGGGGCGATCACCTACATCCTGTTGCTGACGCGGGTCAATTTGAGCGTAGCGGCACCAGCGGCTTCGCTGATTTATTTCGCCTCGGTCATTATTGGCGTAGTTATTTTTAAAGAAGATCTATCGTTTGGGCGTCTGGTAGGACTGGGGTTGATTATGAGTGGCGTGGTGCTAGTTGCCTCTCGCTAA
- a CDS encoding ParA family protein codes for MIVTVASFKGGVGKTTTAIHLAAFLQGYAETLLIDADPNQSASAWASRGELPFLVVDQWQARDLPTPHGHVVIDTQARPIADDLALLAASCDLLVLPSTPDILALDALALMVGHLARLPVAPYRILLTMIPPYPSRAGAEVRAMLISTGLPLFAGGIRRYSAFQKAALAGTAVYDVKDPKAEVGWQDYAAIGKEILAYAPGMGR; via the coding sequence ATGATTGTGACCGTAGCTAGCTTTAAAGGAGGCGTGGGCAAGACAACCACCGCCATCCATCTGGCTGCCTTTTTGCAGGGCTATGCCGAAACCCTGCTGATCGACGCCGACCCCAACCAGTCGGCCTCAGCCTGGGCCAGCCGAGGTGAGCTGCCCTTTTTAGTGGTCGATCAGTGGCAGGCGAGAGACCTTCCCACTCCCCATGGCCATGTGGTCATCGACACTCAAGCCCGCCCCATTGCCGATGACCTGGCCCTGCTGGCGGCTTCCTGCGACCTGCTGGTGCTACCCAGCACCCCCGATATTTTGGCCCTCGACGCCCTAGCTCTAATGGTGGGACATTTGGCAAGGCTACCTGTGGCCCCCTACCGCATTTTGCTGACCATGATTCCCCCTTACCCAAGCCGCGCTGGAGCCGAGGTGCGAGCCATGTTGATAAGCACCGGCCTACCGCTGTTTGCGGGGGGCATTCGCCGCTATAGCGCTTTTCAAAAAGCTGCCCTGGCCGGTACGGCGGTCTATGACGTCAAAGACCCAAAGGCTGAGGTGGGCTGGCAGGACTATGCAGCGATCGGTAAGGAGATTTTGGCCTACGCGCCGGGAATGGGGCGTTAG